One part of the Candidatus Bathyarchaeota archaeon genome encodes these proteins:
- a CDS encoding alpha-ribazole phosphatase CobZ — MTTTPPLLEYLEKRGITLQSLIDSALEMYVPHPGIETPQKATELLKEEFLDILQDVNVSTLIVAAFHAQQEAENGRIPGLTVERFMGRPGLVADELIGIAIATYIGGSRGMFEFVRFDQAKPGILRELPPLTNDAIGALVAGASSNVYTKALKSAGATA; from the coding sequence ACAACAACCCCGCCGCTGCTTGAATACCTCGAAAAAAGAGGCATCACCCTGCAAAGCCTCATAGACAGCGCCCTAGAAATGTATGTGCCTCACCCCGGCATAGAAACCCCCCAGAAAGCCACCGAGCTACTCAAAGAGGAATTCCTCGATATACTCCAAGACGTCAACGTCTCCACCCTTATCGTGGCGGCTTTCCATGCGCAGCAGGAAGCTGAAAACGGACGCATACCCGGCTTAACGGTGGAGCGCTTCATGGGCAGGCCCGGATTGGTTGCGGATGAGCTTATCGGCATTGCAATCGCCACCTACATCGGCGGGTCACGGGGCATGTTTGAGTTTGTACGCTTCGACCAGGCAAAACCCGGCATCCTGCGTGAGTTGCCGCCGCTTACAAACGACGCCATAGGCGCCTTGGTAGCTGGGGCATCCTCGAATGTTTATACTAAAGCCCTCAAATCCGCAGGCGCCACCGCTTAG
- a CDS encoding glycosyltransferase family 4 protein, which translates to MVQTRLCIVTHTFLPHVGGIEKVTNEQSKRLLKLNYAPTVVTNRIGTPKRYSVDGVPVECYESLNTGFRLGIPYSIPTITSYPTFDRAVKTSQLVHAHGHPYLTSLAAGKLARFYGKPFVLTQHNTFIEYNNIFDHVERLNDYSVGKQNLSAADRIIAISSATKDYVLRLGAKPSKVKVIYNGVDTARFKPLPGKREQIRRKHGIARDAVVVLTVRRLVYKNGIDTLLDCAKIAAEKNSNIVFLAVGKGPDLENVRLAVAQMGLEANFKLAGFVSDEDLPAYYNAADMFVLPSKSGEGLPLVAMEAMACGLPVVATDVGGIKEILPADYGKLVVPNQPGLLAEAVLEFGEADFSSRAAELRARVEERFSWDANVERLVEIYEELI; encoded by the coding sequence ATGGTTCAAACCCGGCTCTGCATAGTCACGCATACGTTTCTGCCTCATGTGGGCGGCATAGAGAAGGTGACTAATGAGCAGAGCAAGCGGCTGCTGAAGTTGAATTATGCGCCGACGGTAGTGACTAACCGTATTGGCACGCCCAAACGTTACAGCGTCGATGGGGTACCTGTGGAATGCTATGAATCCCTCAACACCGGTTTTCGCCTCGGCATCCCCTACTCGATTCCAACCATAACCAGCTACCCCACCTTTGATAGAGCCGTAAAAACCAGCCAGCTTGTCCACGCCCACGGCCACCCCTACCTCACCTCGCTTGCCGCAGGCAAACTCGCCCGGTTCTACGGCAAACCCTTCGTGCTCACCCAGCATAACACCTTCATCGAATACAACAACATCTTCGACCACGTGGAACGCCTAAACGACTATTCGGTAGGCAAACAGAACCTCTCGGCCGCCGACAGAATCATCGCGATAAGCAGCGCCACCAAAGACTACGTGCTGCGGCTAGGCGCGAAGCCAAGTAAAGTTAAAGTCATCTACAACGGCGTTGACACCGCCCGCTTCAAGCCCCTGCCAGGAAAACGCGAACAAATCAGGCGTAAACATGGGATTGCGCGGGATGCAGTGGTGGTTTTGACGGTTCGGCGGCTAGTCTACAAGAACGGCATCGACACCCTGCTGGACTGCGCCAAAATCGCTGCGGAAAAGAACTCTAACATCGTGTTTTTGGCTGTCGGCAAGGGTCCTGACCTTGAAAATGTGCGTTTGGCGGTGGCGCAGATGGGGTTGGAGGCTAACTTTAAGCTGGCGGGGTTTGTCAGTGACGAAGATTTGCCTGCATACTACAATGCTGCAGACATGTTTGTGTTGCCCTCCAAATCCGGGGAGGGATTGCCGCTGGTGGCGATGGAAGCCATGGCCTGCGGATTACCTGTTGTGGCAACGGATGTTGGCGGCATAAAGGAAATTCTGCCGGCGGATTACGGCAAGCTTGTGGTGCCTAACCAGCCGGGTTTGCTGGCGGAGGCGGTTTTGGAGTTTGGGGAAGCGGATTTTTCTTCACGCGCCGCTGAGCTGCGGGCTCGGGTGGAGGAGCGGTTCAGCTGGGACGCAAACGTTGAAAGGCTTGTGGAAATATACGAAGAACTTATTTAA